DNA from Ralstonia insidiosa:
GCCGCTGGCACCGAGTGTTTCGTGGTGGGGCGCGACGTGGCGGTGACGCCCGGCAAGGTCGTGCTGCGTAATCGCCTGATGGAACTGATCCAGTACACCCCCATCACGTCTGTCATGCCCAAGGTCCAGGCCGAGCCCATCCTGATCGTGCCGGCGTGGATCATGAAGTACTACATCCTGGATCTGTCCCCGCAGAACTCGCTGATCCGCTATCTGGTGGAGCAGGGCCACACCGTGTTCTGCATCTCCTGGAAGAACCCTGACGAGGCGGACCGCGATCTCGACATGGATGATTACCTCAAGCTCGGCGTCTTTGCCGCGCTCGATGCGGTCAATGCCATCGTGCCGAATCAGCGCGTGCATGCCACCGGCTACTGCCTGGGCGGCACGCTGCTGGCCATCGCCGCAGCAGCCATGGCACGCGATGGCGATGCGCGGCTGGCGTCCATGACGCTCTTTGCCGCACAGACAGACTTTTGTGAACCGGGCGAACTGGGCTTGTTCATTGACGAAGCGCAGGTCAGTCTGCTTGAAGCGCAGATGGCGCAGACCGGCTATCTGCGTGCAAGCCAGATGGCTGGCGCCTTCCAGATGCTGCGGTCGTACGACTTGCTGTGGTCTCGCGTGGTGGGCGAATACCTGCTGGGCGATCGCGCGCCCATGAATGACCTGATGGCCTGGAACGCCGATGCCACGCGCATGCCCGCGCGCATGCACAGCCAGTACCTGCGGCGCCTGTTCCTGAATGACGATCTGAGCGAGGGCCGCTACCCCGTCAACGGCAAGCCCGTGGTTCTGAACGACCTGGACCTGCCGATCTTCGTGGTGGGCACGCTGACGGATCACGTGGCGCCGTGGCGCTCGGTCTACAAGCTGCATCACCTGACCGAGGCGGAACTGACGTTCGTACTGACCAGCGGCGGCCACAACGCCGGCATCGTCAGCCTGCCGGCAAACTCGCATCGGCGCTTCCAGATGCAGACACGTCACGCAGGCGCGGTTTCTGCAGCGCCCGATGACTGGCTGGCATCCGCCCCCACAACGGACGGTTCATGGTGGCCAGCATGGCAGGCATGGCTGATGGCGCATGCATCCAGTACCACACCCGTCAAGCCACCCAAGATGGGCGCTCCAGGCCTGCCGCCTGTGGGCGATGCGCCTGGCACCTACGTGCTGGAGAAATAAATGCGTGTGCAGAAACAACCCTTGGCGTGCGGCTGGTACGCCGGCACGCGTATGGCCACCCTTGCCGCAATAGCCGCAGCCACAGCCGTACTGGCGCTGTCGGGCTGTATCTCGATGGCACCGCCTTACCAAGCCCCCGCGCTGCCCGTGGCCCAGCACTATGACGCCGACGATGGCCGTGATGGCCTGTCCGCCGCTGCCGTCGGCTGGCAAGCCTACTTTACGGACACACGTCTGCAGGCATTGATCGCCCAGGCGCTGGAAAACAACCGCGACTTGCGGACTGCCGTGCTGCGTGTGGAAGAAGCACGCGCGGCGTTCGGCATCCAGCGGGCGGAAACGTTTCCGCACCTCAATGCGCAGGCCGGCATCAACCGCCTGAGCATTCCGGCAGACCTGAGCCCCTTCGGCATGCCCATGCGGGTGAGCCAGTACCAGGTGGGCGCTGGTGTCTCCAGCTGGGAGATCGATTTCTGGGGCCGCGTGCGCAATCTCAATGACGCCGCGCTGGAAAGCTACGTGGCGTCAGATGCGGCGCGCCGTGCAGTCGCACTCGGGCTGATTGCACAGGTGGCCGACAGCTATCTGGTTTTGCGTGAACTGGATGAGCGCATCGCGCTGGCGCAGCAGACCGTGGACAGCCGCACCGAGACCCTGCGCATCTTCTCGCGCCGCGTGGCGGTGGGGGCGACATCGCGGTTGAACCAGACCCAGGTCGAGACCCTGCTGACCCAGGCGCAGGCATTACTGACGCAACTACAGCAGGCACGCGACGCACAGGCACACGGTCTGGCGCTGCTCGTGGGCAAGCCGATCGACCTGCCGCCGGTGGCCGAGCCGCTCGATGAGCGCCGGATGCTGGCTGAACTGCGTGCAGGGCTGCCCTCCGACCTGCTGACGCAACGCCCGGACATTGCTGCTGCAGAACACCGGCTGCGTGCCGCGCATGCCAGCATCGGCGCAGCACGCGCGGCGTTCTTCCCACGCGTGGCATTGACTGGCGCGTACGGCACGGTCAGCCCCGAACTCGGCAACCTGTTTGCACCGGGCACGCGCGCCTGGGTCTTTGCGCCGAGCGTGACCCTCCCGCTGTTCGAAGGCGGCAAGCTGCGCAGCAATCTCGACCTGGCGGAAGCCCGCCGTGATCTTGCCGTGGCTGGCTACGAGAAGACCGTACAAAGCGCGTTCCGCGATGTGTCCGATGCGCTCTCCGCGCGCAAGTGGCTGGCCGAGCAGCTCGACATTGCGCAGGCCGCACTGGCGGCGCAGACCGAGCGTGCACGGCTGTCGCAACTGCGCTTCGATGCGGGGGCCTCGACGTTTTTGGAGGTGCTCGACGCGCAGCGCGATCTGCTGGCCGCGCAGCAGCAACTGGTGCAGGTGCGCCGCGCGCTGCTGTCCAGCCGTGTTGGCCTATACGCAGCGCTGGGCGGCGGCACGCAGGCCGTCGAATCCGCATCCGATCCCCATACCCATCTGAGCCTGACGCCCACTGCGCGCGCATCGGGAGAAACAACACCATGACAACAACGCCCCAACAACGATGGATTGCATTGCTCGCTGCCGCCCTGGTGATTGCCGGTGGTGCATTTGCATGGAAGGCCTTGCGGCAGGACGGCCCCGGCAAGGGCTTTGCCAGCGGTAACGGCCGCATCGAGGCCACTGAGATCGACGTGGCGACCAAGCTCCCCGGCCGCGTGCAGGACATCCTGGTGGATGAGGGGGACTTCGTGACTGCCGGTCAGCCGCTGGCGCACATGCAGATACAGACGCTGGAGGCCCAGCGCGACGAGGCCCAGGCGCGGCAGCAGCAGTCCGTCTCCGCCGTGGCCAGCGCGCAGGCCCAAGTGGCCGTGCGAGAGGCAGACCGGCAGGCGGCCCTGGCGCAGATCGCCCTGCGTGAGAGCGACCTGGATGCCGCACAGCGCAGGCTGGCGCGTTCTGAAACCCTGTCGCACGAGGGGGCGTCGTCCATGCAGGAGTTGGATGACGACCGTGCCCGCGTGCGTGGCGCCAAGGCTGCACTGGTGGCCGCGCGCGCCCAGGCGGAAGCGGCGCAGGCCGCTGTGGCCGCAGCCCGCACGCAGGTGGCCGGCGCCAATGCCACCGTCAAAGCCGCAGACGCGACGGTGTCGCGTGTGAAGGCGGATATCGACGACAGCGCCCTGGCCGCCCCGCGAGATGCCCGTGTGCAATACCGCATCGCTCAGCCCGGCGAGGTGCTGGCCGGTGGCGGGCGGTTGCTCAACCTGGTGGATCTGTCCGACGTCTACATGACCTTCTTCGTGCCAGAGACGGACGCCGGGCGCATTGCCATGGGCAGCGAGGTGCGCATCGTGCTGGACGCCGCGCCGCAGTACGTGATTCCGGCCCGCGTGTCATTCGTGGCCAGCACCGCGCAGTTCACGCCCAAGACCGTGGAAACGGCCACCGAGCGCCAGAAGCTGATGTTCCGTGTCAAGGCGCAGATTGATCGTGATCTGCTGCGCAAGCACCTCAAGCTGGTGAAGACCGGTCTGCCCGGCATGGCGTGGCTCAAGCTCGACGGCCAAGCCGAATGGCCGGCCAAACTGGCGATCAAGGTTCCGCAGTGACCCAGTTCGCCAATCCGCTTACCCAGCACGATGCCCAGCTTGGGCCGCCGCTTGGTCCACCCGTCGTCAGCCTGGCCGGCGTGCGCCTGCGTTACCGCAAGACACTGGCGCTGGATGGCGTCACGCTGGACCTGCCGGCCGGTTGCATGGTGGGCCTGATCGGGCCCGACGGCGTAGGCAAGTCGAGCCTGCTGTCATTGATGGCGGGTGCGCGGGCCCTGCAGGATGGGGCCGTGCATGTGCTGGGCAGCGACATGGCCGACCGCCGCGCACGTGCCGCGGTCGGCCCGCGTATTGCCTACATGCCGCAAGGCCTGGGGCGCAATCTGTACCCCACGCTATCGATCGAAGAGAACCTGCAGTTCTTCGGCCGCCTATTCGGTCACAACGCAGCGGAGCGCCGCCGCCGCATTGATGCGCTCACAGCCAGCACCGGCCTGCGGCCATTCCTCTCGCGGCCGGCGGGCAAGCTGTCGGGCGGTATGAAACAGAAGCTGGCGCTGTGCTGCGCGCTGATCCATGACCCCGATCTGCTGATTCTCGATGAGCCGACCACGGGCGTCGACCCGCTCTCGCGCAGCCAGTTTTGGGATTTGATTGCCAGCATTCGGGCCGAGCGCCCGGGCATGAGCGTGATCGTGGCCACCGCGTACATGGAAGAGGCCGAGCGCTTCGATTGGCTGGTCGCCATGGACGCTGGGCAGGTGCTTGCCACCGGCACGCCGGCCGCCCTGCGCAGCCGCACGGGCACCGATTCATTGGAGGCCGCGTTCATTGCGCTGCTGCCGCCTGCACGCCGGCAGGGGCACCAAGCCGTGGTGGTGCCGCCGCTGGTGGCCGGCGCGGACGACGATGTGGCCGTGCAGGCGAGCGGGCTGACCATGCGTTTTGGCGACTTTGTGGCGGTCGACCACGTCGACTTCCGCATCCGCCGTGGAGAGATCTTCGGCTTTCTCGGCTCCAACGGCTGCGGCAAGTCGACCACCATGAAGATGCTCACCGGCCTGCTGCCCGCCAGCGAGGGCCAGGCGTGGTTGTTCGGCCATCCGGTCAACCCGAAGGACATCGACACGCGCCGGCGCGTGGGCTACATGTCGCAGGCGTTCTCGTTGTACGGCGAGTTGACCGTGCGCCAGAACCTCGTACTGCATGCGCGCCTGTTCCAGTTGCCCGAACCCGAGGTGCAACCGCGTGCGGTAGAGATGCTCGCCCGTTTCGGGCTCCAGGAGGTGGCCGACAGCCTGCCCGAGAGCCTGCCGCTGGGCATGCGGCAGCGCCTGTCACTGGCCGTGGCGATGGTGCACAAGCCGGAGCTGCTGATCCTGGATGAGCCTACCTCCGGCGTGGACCCGGTCGCGCGTGACATGTTCTGGCGCCTGATGGTCGACCTCGCACGGCAGGACCGCGTGACCATCTTCATCTCCACGCACTTCATGAACGAGGCCGAGCGCTGCGATCGCATCTCGCTCATGCATGCCGGTCGTGTTCTGGTGAGCGATGCGCCTGCCGCGCTGGTACGTATGCGCGGCACGCAGACGCTGGAGCAGGCGTTCATTGCCTATCTGCGGGAGGCGTCTGAAACGGTGTCCGACGTGGCTCCCGGTGCCACTGAGATTGCCGCGCCGGCACCTGCACCCGCAGCAACCACCGCCGCATCAACCGGCACGTCTGCCCGCCGTCACTTCAGCCTTGCGCGTGCCCTGAGCTACTCGCAACGCGAGGCGCTGGAACTGCGCCGCGACCCGGTGCGCGCCACGCTGGCCCTGCTGGGCACGGCCATCCTGATGTTCATCATCGGATACGGCATCAGCCTGGATGTGGAGAACCTCACCTACGCGGTGCTCGACCGCGACCAGACCGCCATCTCGCGTGATTACACGCTCAATCTGGCCGGCTCGCGGTATTTCATCGAAAAACCCCCGATTCGCGACTACGCTGAGTTGGACCGTCGCATGCGTAACGGCGAGCTGTCGCTGGCGATTGAAATTCCCCCAGGCTTCGCGCGCGATGTGGAGCGCGGCGCGGTCGTACAGATTGGCGCCTGGGTGGACGGTGCCATGCCCACCCGTGCAGAAACCGTACGCGGCTACGTGCAGGCCATCCACCAGCTCTGGCTGGCAGATGCCGCCGTGCACCGGCTGGGGATGCGGCTTGCGATGCCCAGCACGATTGAGACGCGCTATCGCTACAACCCCGACGTGAGAAGCCTGCCCGCCATGGTGCCCGCCGTGATCCCGATGCTGCTGATGATGATTCCCGCCATGCTGGCGGCGTTGTCGGTGGTGCGCGAAAAGGAACTGGGCTCCA
Protein-coding regions in this window:
- a CDS encoding HlyD family secretion protein produces the protein MTTTPQQRWIALLAAALVIAGGAFAWKALRQDGPGKGFASGNGRIEATEIDVATKLPGRVQDILVDEGDFVTAGQPLAHMQIQTLEAQRDEAQARQQQSVSAVASAQAQVAVREADRQAALAQIALRESDLDAAQRRLARSETLSHEGASSMQELDDDRARVRGAKAALVAARAQAEAAQAAVAAARTQVAGANATVKAADATVSRVKADIDDSALAAPRDARVQYRIAQPGEVLAGGGRLLNLVDLSDVYMTFFVPETDAGRIAMGSEVRIVLDAAPQYVIPARVSFVASTAQFTPKTVETATERQKLMFRVKAQIDRDLLRKHLKLVKTGLPGMAWLKLDGQAEWPAKLAIKVPQ
- the rbbA gene encoding ribosome-associated ATPase/putative transporter RbbA, with protein sequence MAGQTGDQGSAVTQFANPLTQHDAQLGPPLGPPVVSLAGVRLRYRKTLALDGVTLDLPAGCMVGLIGPDGVGKSSLLSLMAGARALQDGAVHVLGSDMADRRARAAVGPRIAYMPQGLGRNLYPTLSIEENLQFFGRLFGHNAAERRRRIDALTASTGLRPFLSRPAGKLSGGMKQKLALCCALIHDPDLLILDEPTTGVDPLSRSQFWDLIASIRAERPGMSVIVATAYMEEAERFDWLVAMDAGQVLATGTPAALRSRTGTDSLEAAFIALLPPARRQGHQAVVVPPLVAGADDDVAVQASGLTMRFGDFVAVDHVDFRIRRGEIFGFLGSNGCGKSTTMKMLTGLLPASEGQAWLFGHPVNPKDIDTRRRVGYMSQAFSLYGELTVRQNLVLHARLFQLPEPEVQPRAVEMLARFGLQEVADSLPESLPLGMRQRLSLAVAMVHKPELLILDEPTSGVDPVARDMFWRLMVDLARQDRVTIFISTHFMNEAERCDRISLMHAGRVLVSDAPAALVRMRGTQTLEQAFIAYLREASETVSDVAPGATEIAAPAPAPAATTAASTGTSARRHFSLARALSYSQREALELRRDPVRATLALLGTAILMFIIGYGISLDVENLTYAVLDRDQTAISRDYTLNLAGSRYFIEKPPIRDYAELDRRMRNGELSLAIEIPPGFARDVERGAVVQIGAWVDGAMPTRAETVRGYVQAIHQLWLADAAVHRLGMRLAMPSTIETRYRYNPDVRSLPAMVPAVIPMLLMMIPAMLAALSVVREKELGSIINFYVTPVTRAEFVLGKQAPYIVLAMLNFLLLALLAVTVFGVPIKGSFATLALGALIFVTCSTGFGLFASTFTQSQIAAMFVTMIGTIIPCVQFAGLLNPVSSLEGVGAMIGRVYPATHFLTISRGVFSKALDVSALGSAFWPLLAAVPVILAATLLMLRKQDR
- a CDS encoding efflux transporter outer membrane subunit — its product is MATLAAIAAATAVLALSGCISMAPPYQAPALPVAQHYDADDGRDGLSAAAVGWQAYFTDTRLQALIAQALENNRDLRTAVLRVEEARAAFGIQRAETFPHLNAQAGINRLSIPADLSPFGMPMRVSQYQVGAGVSSWEIDFWGRVRNLNDAALESYVASDAARRAVALGLIAQVADSYLVLRELDERIALAQQTVDSRTETLRIFSRRVAVGATSRLNQTQVETLLTQAQALLTQLQQARDAQAHGLALLVGKPIDLPPVAEPLDERRMLAELRAGLPSDLLTQRPDIAAAEHRLRAAHASIGAARAAFFPRVALTGAYGTVSPELGNLFAPGTRAWVFAPSVTLPLFEGGKLRSNLDLAEARRDLAVAGYEKTVQSAFRDVSDALSARKWLAEQLDIAQAALAAQTERARLSQLRFDAGASTFLEVLDAQRDLLAAQQQLVQVRRALLSSRVGLYAALGGGTQAVESASDPHTHLSLTPTARASGETTP
- a CDS encoding PHA/PHB synthase family protein — its product is MRTAPVPSSPAAELIDPPFHAALARTSNSLSLVSMQLALLDWALHLAVSPGKRLDLCRLALTQAEQLGRYIQNCMAAGPQQAGLCVLPPAHDRRFAADEWRLWPFNVLHQSFLLTEQWWEAATRGVWGVARHHEDVVAFAARQWLDMMSPGNQLATNPVVLRQTVAQHGTNLVRGALNALDDLERAMSGAPAAGTECFVVGRDVAVTPGKVVLRNRLMELIQYTPITSVMPKVQAEPILIVPAWIMKYYILDLSPQNSLIRYLVEQGHTVFCISWKNPDEADRDLDMDDYLKLGVFAALDAVNAIVPNQRVHATGYCLGGTLLAIAAAAMARDGDARLASMTLFAAQTDFCEPGELGLFIDEAQVSLLEAQMAQTGYLRASQMAGAFQMLRSYDLLWSRVVGEYLLGDRAPMNDLMAWNADATRMPARMHSQYLRRLFLNDDLSEGRYPVNGKPVVLNDLDLPIFVVGTLTDHVAPWRSVYKLHHLTEAELTFVLTSGGHNAGIVSLPANSHRRFQMQTRHAGAVSAAPDDWLASAPTTDGSWWPAWQAWLMAHASSTTPVKPPKMGAPGLPPVGDAPGTYVLEK